A DNA window from Pogona vitticeps strain Pit_001003342236 chromosome 2, PviZW2.1, whole genome shotgun sequence contains the following coding sequences:
- the LOC110071319 gene encoding uncharacterized protein LOC110071319 — protein sequence MEGEAPLKDEQKQLQVGGNQKEDEADEAPFLLSAAPQNLQDGAKEKEVRLHGTLPERGEDENEYCGEGNESLRQNREDQRRDMSHRYPSGIASEEEMGKTTNRSISALQCSEYQQSIPLRKSPVKCPTCHAKINLCHCLEDGESFRWSPEDTRFHTGEKQKCFSSELKAPQPMHSEEKVWKSVECGMRFKRNPELKRHQRIHTGQKAYKCPECGQAFRRNSNLQVHQRIHTGEKPYICKECGKCFNHSSTLKVHQRRHSGEKPYSCKECGKCFCQSSDLQVHQRIHTGEKPHQCNECGKKFSLKANLVVHQRIHTGEKPYKCEECGRSFRHIGNLIIHRRIHSGEKPYACKECGKCFCQSSDLQVHQRIHTGEKPHQCNECGEKFTRKANLVVHQRIHTG from the exons ATGGAAGGAGAGGCGCCTCTTAAGGATGAACAGAAGCAGCTACAAGTAGGAGGCAACCAAAAAGAGGATGAAGCAGATGaagctccttttctcctttcagcgGCTCCTCAGAATCTACAAG ATGgggcaaaagagaaggaagtaagaCTCCATGGGACATtgccagaaagaggggaggatgaaAATGAGTACTGCGGGGAAGGAAATGAATCACTGAGGCAGAATCGGGAAGACCAGAGGAGAGACATGTCACACAGATATCCGAGCGGCATTGCCTCTgaagaagaaatgggaaaaacaacaaacaggagCATCAGTGCTCTTCAATGCTCAGAGTATCAACAAAGCATCCCTCTGAGGAAAAGtccagtgaaatgtccaacatgtcATGCCAAGATAAATCTGTGTCACTGTTTGGAGGATGGAGAAAGTTTCAGATGGAGCCCAGAAGATACAAgatttcacacaggggagaaacagaAATGCTTTAGCTCTGAACTTAAAGCACCTCAACCAATGCATTCTGAAGAAAAAGTCTGGAAGAGCGTAGAGTGTGGCATGAGGTTCAAGAGAAATCCAGAACTTAAAAGACAtcaaagaatacacacaggacagaaagcatacaaatgtcctGAATGTGGACAGGCCTTCAGACGCAATTCGAATCTTCAagtacatcagcgaattcatacaggagagaaaccctacatatgcaaagaatgtgggaaatgtttcaatCATTCCTCAACTTTGAAAGTACATCAGCGCCggcattcaggggagaaaccgtattcttgtaaagaatgtgggaaatgtttctgccagagcagtgatcttcaagtacaccagcgaattcatacaggagagaaaccccatcagtgcaatgaatgtgggaaaaagttcagcctgaaggcaaaccttgtagtacatcaacgaattcatacaggagagaaaccctataaatgtgaagaatgtgggaggaGTTTCAGACATATCGGAAATCTTATAATACATCGACgaattcattcaggagaaaaaccctatgcatgtaaagaatgtgggaaatgtttctgccagagcagtgatcttcaagtacaccagcgaattcatacgggagagaaaccccatcagtgcaatgaatgtgggGAAAAGTTCACCCGGAAGGCAAACCTTGTagtacatcagcgaattcatacaggatAG